ACGCTCGCAGCCCGATTGGCTCGAACGTTAATTCAGACGCCCATACCTAAGAAAACAAAGCACCCACAGCAGAATTTAAATCAATTGGAACTCTTTCCGTCCGGTTCCGCGAAAACTGAGAACAACATCCAAACTATCGCAGGAGATATGAACTCGCAAACAGTCTCACTGGCATATACCCCTGATGACTTTCGAGTTCCGTGTGATTATAAGCCTCCTGATGGAAAAGAAATTCTCCTCGCGATTCCGTGTGCTGGAAAGAAACCTTACTCACTATCCCGTACGCATACGATGATCACAAACAGACTTCAAACTGCTTTTGGGGAAGGACAGGAACGCATCCACAAAATAACACTCTCTGGACTTTACGGTCCTGTTCCTGAAGAATTTGAGACAGAGGAGGCCGTCATCCGCTACGATTTCCAACTCTCCCCTAAGCACACTGCTCAAATTGAACAGTGTGCAACGCGTTTGGTCGACTATCTACAGAAATATAGCGATAGTTATACGCTTAAAATAGGATACGCCACAAGTAGAGCCTACAGGGCGGTCCTTAGGCTCGCAGAGGAGCGGCTCCCGACGTTCATCTTGTTGCCGAAAGACCTTAGACAGAAACGCTTATCCGAATTCTTCAGGCATACGAACTTAGATGCTTTGGTTGAAGTCATACAAGACAAATTATAGGAACTGACAACAGATGCTAAACTATTTTTTACCCCCGCAAATTGAATTTGGCGACGGGGCAATCCAAAACTTAGGTGAACATGTCAAGGCGTTTGATGGCAAAAAACCGTTCTTAGTGAGCGATGCGGGTGTTATCAACGCCGGTATCCTCGCGAAAGCGACAGATGCCTTGGAGGCAAGCGGCTTGTCGTCCGCCACGTATTCTGATATCGAACCGAATCCTACAGACCTCAGTGTTACAGCGGGTGTAGAAGTCTACAAAGCCGAGGCGTGTGATGTCGTCATTGCTGTCGGAGGCGGAAGCGTGATGGATGCCGCCAAAGCCATTCGTCTCTTGACGACCCACGAACCCTCGCTGGAACCCTATTATGCTGATGTTGGCGGTGTCGAGCAAATCCGAGCAGATATGCCACCGCTCATATGCGTACCGACGACTGCCGGCACGGGCAGCGAGGTGTCACAAGGTTCAATCATTACGGATACATCTTTACAGACAACCGATCGATGGCGGAAGCGGGCAATCGTTACACCCTTCAACATGTCAAACATCGCACTCCTTGATCCGGGAATAACCCTCGGCATGCCCCCCGCACTTACTGCAGCGACAGGTATGGATGCCATTACACACGGTATTGAGGCGTATGTGGCAACGAAGTACCATCCGATCGCTGAGGGGGTTGCCCTACAGGCACTCAGAATGTTGAGCGCGAATATCCGGCAGGTCTATCACAACGGTGAAGATGTAACCGCACGGGGTGAAATGCTTCTCGGATCCTGCATGGCGGCATTTTCGTTCCAGAAGGGGCTCGGCGCGGTCCATTCACTCGCACATCAACTCTCGACAGATGCCCCTATTCCGCACGGTATAGCGAACGCTATTCTCCTCCCACCTGTCATGGAATTCAACTTTTCTCAGGCGAGTGAGAAATACGCCGAAATCGCGCGCGCCTTAGGTATAGACACAAGTAACATGGACATTGAGGAAGCGGGACACGCTGCTATTGACAAAATCCGGACGTACAACACGGAGTTGAATATGCCTACAGGACTCGGGGATGCTGGTTTGGACCGGGGAAAGATTCCGAAACTCGGAGCAGATGCCATGCTCGATCATTGTCACAAGTTCAATCCGAGGGTGTGTAGGGAAGCAGATATGGTGGCGTTGTTTGAGGCAGCGTTCTAAGGAATATCAATAGATACAATCCACCCCTTCGTCAGCGCGGGTTTATACGCGTTATCGCGTAAGTAATCCGAGGTTTGCCACAAGCAGAGATTTTTACCATCTGGCATCCAGACAACGGCGGTCAACTTCATCGGCGTGCGAGCGATAGGGAATTTCTTACCGCTCTCAAGATCATACACCCAAACCTTCCAGCGGATACCCACACAGTCCTCACGTTCCATATACGCCAACTGTTTACCTGTTGGCGACCACGCCGGTGATGTATGTTTCAAAATCTGGCTCTGCGTCAAAGTGGACACCGTCTCCGATACGTGCAACTGCTTATCAATCAGTTGCCCGGGACGATTACTACCGG
This genomic window from Candidatus Poribacteria bacterium contains:
- a CDS encoding iron-containing alcohol dehydrogenase, whose protein sequence is MLNYFLPPQIEFGDGAIQNLGEHVKAFDGKKPFLVSDAGVINAGILAKATDALEASGLSSATYSDIEPNPTDLSVTAGVEVYKAEACDVVIAVGGGSVMDAAKAIRLLTTHEPSLEPYYADVGGVEQIRADMPPLICVPTTAGTGSEVSQGSIITDTSLQTTDRWRKRAIVTPFNMSNIALLDPGITLGMPPALTAATGMDAITHGIEAYVATKYHPIAEGVALQALRMLSANIRQVYHNGEDVTARGEMLLGSCMAAFSFQKGLGAVHSLAHQLSTDAPIPHGIANAILLPPVMEFNFSQASEKYAEIARALGIDTSNMDIEEAGHAAIDKIRTYNTELNMPTGLGDAGLDRGKIPKLGADAMLDHCHKFNPRVCREADMVALFEAAF